The Cottoperca gobio chromosome 6, fCotGob3.1, whole genome shotgun sequence genome has a segment encoding these proteins:
- the pdp2 gene encoding LOW QUALITY PROTEIN: pyruvate dehydrogenase [acetyl-transferring]-phosphatase 2, mitochondrial (The sequence of the model RefSeq protein was modified relative to this genomic sequence to represent the inferred CDS: inserted 2 bases in 1 codon) yields MSGRVCTSILQRAASYTLTLSSPAPFQSLAAHQCQFSCWGTSSLRSDLIAEESRHWSQRGRHLSTRQDIDFQLSQVQINSILRFNEQTVSVPEFDGXGGLSTVRKFESNKLAANTPNEDRRSTATCLQSKGMLFGVFDGHGGWACAQTVSERLLYYTAVAMMSKQSLEELENCMENGRPVPPILQWYKHHADFNYRESASLYMDHLRVFWQELLDSEEHGEGMSPLDALDYSFKRLDADISLEAQVPLSNDLMRSTAIQVAFAGSTACVAHVGKDGIHVANAGDCRAVLGVLEEDGSWSALPLSQDHNSQNQAEMERIKAQHPPSERDTVVTEDRLLGVLMPLRGFGDVRFKWSHELQQSILTSLDSTVDRESLDLYPYTLPNYLTPPYLTVAPEITHHKLRPQDRFLILGSDGLWDELGNEEAVQLVGEHLSGIHRQAPVSPSERQMKLGQIHELLLKRQARNSPALDTNAATHLIRHALGTGEYGELCQERLACMLTLPEDLARMYRDDITATVVYLNSDLARPQHS; encoded by the exons ATGTCTGGCCGTGTGTGCACCAGCATCCTTCAAAGAGCTGCAAGCTACACATTGACACTTTCCTCTCCTGCCCCATTCCAG TCTCTAGCAGCACACCAATGTCAATTCTCATGCTGGGGTACCTCAAGTCTCAGATCAGACCTCATTGCTGAAGAGTCACGACATTGGTCTCAACGTGGGCGGCACCTCTCAACTCGTCAGGACATAGACTTCCAGCTCAGCCAGGTCCAAATCAACAGTATTCTGCGATTTAATGAGCAG ACTGTCAGTGTGCCAGAGTTTGATGG AGGGGGACTCAGTACTGTCAGAAAGTTTGAGAGCAACAAGCTGGCTGCTAACACACCTAATGAGGACCGTCGCAGTACAGCCACCTGCTTACAG TCAAAGGGCATGCTCTTTGGGGTCTTTGACGGCCATGGGGGTTGGGCGTGTGCTCAGACTGTCAGTGAGCGTCTGCTGTACTACACTGCAGTTGCAATGATGTCGAAGCAGAGCCTGGAGGAGCTTGAGAATTGCATGGAGAATGGCAGACCTGTTCCTCCCATCTTGCAGTGGTACAAACACCATGCAGACTTTAACTATCGTGAGTCTGCTTCCCTCTACATGGACCACCTCAGAGTCTTCTGGCAAGAATTACTGGACAGTGAGGAACATGGTGAAGGCATGAG TCCTCTGGATGCTCTGGACTATTCTTTTAAACGCCTCGATGCTGACATCTCCTTGGAGGCTCAAGTCCCTCTTTCCAATGACCTGATGAGAAGCACAGCCATCCAG GTTGCGTTTGCCGGTTCCACTGCCTGTGTGGCTCATGTTGGCAAAGACGGGATCCACGTGGCGAATGCAGGTGACTGCCGAGCAGTATTGGGAGTGCTAGAGGAAGACGGTTCATGGAGCGCTTTGCCACTGTCCCAGGACCACAACTCACAGAACCAGGCTGAGATGGAGCGGATCAAGGCCCAGCATCCGCcatcagagagagacacagtggTCACAGAGGACAGACTGCTTGGG GTTCTGATGCCCCTGCGTGGGTTTGGTGACGTAAGATTTAAGTGGAGCCATGAGTTGCAGCAGAGCATTTTAACCAGCTTGGATTCAACAGTCGACCGGGAATCTCTCGACCTGTACCCGTACACTCTACCTAACTACCTAACTCCACCCTATCTGACTGTGGCTCCCGAGATAACCCATCACAAGCTGAGACCTCAGGACCGCTTCCTGATCCTCGGCAGTGACGGGCTGTGGGATGAACTAGGGAACGAGGAGGCCGTACAACTCGTTGGAGAGCACCTGAGTGGGATTCACCGACAG GCTCCCGTTTCTCCATCTGAGAGGCAGATGAAACTGGGTCAGATACATGAACTCTTGCTGAAACGCCAGGCCCGTAACTCCCCTGCTTTAGACACCAATGCTGCTACACACCTCATCAGGCATGCTCTTGGCACTGGGGAGTATGGAGAACTGTGCCAGGA